AGCCGCAGCCGGTATCAAGCTGTGATAAGAACCGTTCCCCTCACAGCGGTGTCCGTTTTTTACAGACCATTTGGAAAGCTCTATGGGGTCGTGTGCCGTGCCGGTCAGGGTGGATATGACAATGGACATGGAGGTGGGACCACAGCCCGCCTCTCCGATGGTACTGGACTGTCCATACATGACATTTGCCCAGCGTTCATCAAGCTGGTTGTAGTAGATAACCTCCATGCCCCCGTCCGTAAACACCACGCCGTCATAGCTCTGTCCGCTCCCATCAATGTAATCCTGCTCATAAATGCCAAGAATCTGATTGTATCCGTAATTGATCTGTAAGTCTTTCATGGCGTCCAATTCATCACCCATCGCCCACTCTGCGAATATGGATAATGGGCTGGTCAGGATATAGAGAATCAGCGAAATCAGCAAAAGCAGGGCAATGATTGGTGCTAAAATAATACAGAGCAGGCGCTTTCGCACCTGCTCATCGGTTACGGCCTGTGCCGCCAGTTGTGCCAGTATTTTGGCGGTAATCGGGTCTACTGCCATGGAACACCTCCTATGGTTCTGTGGATAAAGCGGGCTTTCCTTTATCTTCCTCCCGCTTTTCCCATATACATCATCTTGTAATCCGGGATTTCAAAGTTGATATGCAGCCGCTTTGCCCCCACCATAAATAGGGCATGACCACGCTTTCTTGCCAGCAAAAGCTCCTGCTCTGCTTCCGTCAGATCGTAGAGCTTGGCGGTTTCTTTTAGGTTGGGGCCGTCCGTTCCCATCAGTAGCTTGTAGCAGGGCACATCCAGCAGGGCCTGCCCATACTGCTTGATGCTTTCCGAAAGAAAGTCAATCACGCTGTGGGAGATGATCCCCAGCGCAGCCTCATATTTTCTTGCCCGCTTCATGGCATTTCGCAGATAGACAAGGGATTGCGGCACCTTTTGGTCAATCATCAGATACGCTTCATCACAAATGAGCAGCACTCTCTCATCACGGTTCCGGCTCATCTGCTCCCAGCAATAGGTAAGAATATTGAAATACTGTGTCCGTTTGATACTGTCGCTGGTTTCCTGCAAGGCATTGGTATCAAGACAAATAAAGGGGCTGTCACTGACAATGGTGCTGTGACCGTTCCAAATGAAGCTATCCGCACCCTCGGCAATATCATACAGAAGCAGGGACAGGTCGGCATATGCCTGTCTGTCCTGTTCGGTATCCGCTTTCCCCTTAACAAGCGTATAAAGGTCGGAGAAAATCGGGAAATCCTCCGGCTTCAAAGAGGTAATGTCGGTATCCCATGTGATATGGAACTTTCTGTATAGCTCCACAAGACTTTTCTTCAAGACCGCTTTCTGCATATCCGTAAGGCTTGGGATATACAGGCTGAAAAAGATTTCAAGGTTTTTCATATGAAGAGCCAGGTCGTTCATGCCATAGCCTTCGTCACGGTACAAACGGTCGGTTTCCTTTTCCTGCTCATCATCACGGGGGGATGGACGGACCTGCAAGGGGTTAATCCTGCCTGTGGAACCTCCCACGGCATTGATCCAGCCATTGCCAAGGCCAAGGTTGTAGCAAAGGTCTTTATATTCTGATTCGGGGTCTACCACAAGGATTTTCGTGCCTTTCATGTACTCGGATAAGATAATATGCTTGATAGCGGTAGATTTTCCTACGCCGGAATTGCCCATGATGACAAAATTGCTGTTGGTGCGGTCGCTTCCGCGTTTCCAAATGTCCACAACGACAAGACTGCCGCTTGCGTCCTGTGCAAAATAATAGCCCTCTCCGTCATTAAAGCCGGAGCTGGCAAAAGGAAAGCCGCCCACAAAGGTAGACAGGGGAACGATTTTTTGCAGGATGCTTTCTATCTTGCCTTCAGACGGAAAGGACGGTGAGATGTGTTGAAAGCACTCCTTTTGCAGATTGGGAATGACACGCATTTTGCACTTCAAGACACTTATCATGCTTTCCGCACGTCGGCAGACCTTTTTGAAGGTGCGGTCATCCTTGGCAATGGGCATGACCGAGACATTCATAAGCCCTACGGTTTCACCCTCACGGTCAATCTGCATGATGATCTTCTCGCCGTCCTCGGCCGCTTTCTCCGCACGTTGACGGGTCAGCGGGTCTTTTGCACCCTCGGCAAAGCCGCGCTGCTGAACCACGCTTCGGGAAATGGCGTTAATTAAGGTGGCATTATCCACCGGCTTAAAGCCGATGGATACAATAGTGGACGGTATATTTGTGATTTTGGACAGCCATTCTGTTTCCACCTTTTGGGGGTAGCGGATCAGTCCGTAAATCTTACCGAAGTTCTCTCCCACGGAAAGGCTGTTTTTCGTAAATTCCAGCCCCATGGGGGTAATGACATTGAGCAAAGCTGTATTCGTAATATGACGCTCTTGAACGGCTTGTTTTTTAGGCATAAAAGTCCTCCTTTAACATAGGGATACTGGCCTCAAACTCCGTATCCTCCAGATGGGTGTAGGACGGATTGTTTATGAGGTTCAAAAGCCGTACAATCTCCTTTTCTGCCAGTACATCGCAGCCAATTCCATTGGTGGTAAACTTCTCTGCCAGAAGGGATGCCCGCTTAAATAAGTCTTTTTCCACACCGTCCTCGCACCGATCCCACATGGAGATATAAAACTGACGCTCCACGATTTCGCCGGACAAGGCGTAGCTGCTCATCTGCAAAATCTCCTGCCGCAACAGCTCCTTGCGTCGGTCATCGGCGGTTTTAAGCATTCCCTGCATATCAGCGATCAGGGGAGAAATATCCACGGGCCTGCTGACCGCCATGAACTTAAAGGGGTACTGAATATCGGACAGCTCTGCGGTAAGCTGCCGAATCAAGACACTTTTTTCAGCTTTGCTGAATAGATCAATGCTGATTGAGTGGATACGCAGATAAATCAGAACCAACCCATCTTTGGTATATAGGTATTTGTCTTTTACATCCCGCACATTGATAAACTGCTGTGCGGTCTGCATGGATATGGCCGCTTCGTCTGATACCGGCCGTTTCTTAGCCGTTTTCAGGAACAAAAGCAAAAGGGGCTGTCGCACTAAGTAATTAGTGCGTAGCTCCTTTTTCAAATAAAATAAATCCCAAACTTCGAAAAGTAAGGGATTTATGGTAAAATATTAGTATGCTAATACAAAATAATTTACATAAAAATTATACTTCATTTCAGAGTGGATATCAATTAAAACTTCCACTAAATCTCGAATGTATAATCTCAGAAAATGATTCCGTTCGATTACTAAGTCAGTTTGTGGAGGAAATGGATTTGACTGACTTATATTCTACTTACGAAAGAGTAAGAGAAAATTCTGTATCGCCTAGAACACTTCTAAAGATTGTACTTTATTCTTACATGAATGGTGATTACTCTTCACGCTCCATGGAGCTTAATTGTAAGAGGGATATTAATTTCATGTTTCTATTAGAAGGTGCAAATGCTCCTGACCATGCAACTTTTGCAAGATTTCGAAGTATTCATTTTGCACCCTGTTCAAAGCGTATCTTTGCTGAAATGTCTAACCGCCTTTATAATCTAGGTGAAATATCAGGTGAGACTATTTTTATCGATGGTACAAAGATAGAAGCAAGTTCCAATAAATATACATTTGTATGGAAAAAAGCTGTTTCAAAAAATCAGGCAAAGCTACTTCTAAAACTGGCGGATTTGATAGCTGATTGCGAGCAACTGTATGATATAAAAATAGTTTATGGAAATACTGTAAAAATGAAGCACGTTAAGAAGCTGCGCAAGAATCTTTACACATTAAAAGAACGTGAGAACCTTGTCTTTGTTCATGGAATCGGCAAGAGAAAGTCCCCGCTTCAAAAAAGCATTGAAGCATTGGAGGAGTATCTGGCAAAGTTAAAAGAATACAATCAAAAGATATATATTTGTGGTGAAAGAAATAGTTATTCTAAGACAGACCATGATGCTACCTTTATGAGAATGAAAGAAGATGCTATGAGAAATGGACAATTAAAACCTGCGTACAATCTGCAGCATGGAGTTGATTCTGAATATATCACTTGGCTTACCATTGGGCCACAGCCAACAGATACAACAACTCTTATTCCATTTTTAAAAGAGGCTGAGGAATACTTGAAATTTAAATATAAAAAAATCATAGCAGATGCTGGATATGAAAGTGAAGAAAACTACTTATTTATTGAAAGTAATGGACAAACTTCATTTATAAAACCTGCTAATTATGAAATATCCAAAACACGAAAGTATCAACAAGATATAGGAAGAATCGAAAATATGGATTATGATAAAGAAGAGGATGCTTATATTTGTCGTAATGGAAAAAAATTAAACGTTGAATATATCAAACACTCCAAATCAAAAACAGGATATATGAGCGAAAAAACAATTTATACAAGTAGTGATTGTAGTGGATGTTCCTACAAAAACGATTGTATCAAAGGAAATAATTGCAAAACACCTTTTGAAGAACGAAATAAAGTTCTTCAAGTAGCAAAAAAGTTTATAAAACAAAGGCAAGAAGGTCTTGAGCGAATACTTTCAGAGGAAGGGATACTGCTAAGAATGAATCGTAGTATACAAGCAGAAGGTTCCTTTGGAGATTTAAAGCAAGACATGCAATTCAGACGTTATCTAAGTAAAGGCACATCAAATGTTCTGGCAGAAAGTGTGCTTCTTGCTATGGCGAGAAACATAAACAAACTACATAATAAGATTCAAAATGGAAAAACTGGAATGCATTTATTCCCAATTAAAAGTGCATAGATTTTAAAATGTCTAAATAAAATTTCAAGGCCTATTATTAGGTCTATTAAATTACATCATTTTTAAGAAACATAGATGGAACTAAGATGAAACAGATAATAAAAGGCTATTTTCAGGAAAAAGGAAGCTGTCGCTTCACGATTATTTAATCGTTAAAGCGACAGCCCCTCTTATTCTCTTCTTAGTTCTTCTGCTTTTGACTCTTCCTGTTGCTCTTGTATATATTTCTTTATCGCATCTTCGGTGATATTTCCGACGGTTGACACATAATACCCTCTTGCCCAAAATGACTTATTCCATTTGTTCAGTTTCTCAGGGTACTTATCATACACCATTAATGCTGACTTGCCTTTCAGATACCCTACTATTTGTGACACACTATACTTGGGTGGAATACTTATACATAGATGTACATGGTCTTTACAAACTGCACCTTCTACTATTTCCACTTTCTTATAATCACACAATTTCTTTAAGATCTCTCTTACATCTGCTTTTACCTGACCATATAATACCTTTTGCCTGTACTTGGGTATGAACACTATATGGTACTGGCATTTCCACCTACAATGTGATAAACTTTTACTGTCCATTGGATGTCTCCTATGTATTTTGATTTTGGCTTGCGACACCATTATCATTATAACATAGGAGGCTTTTCTATTGTCCTCTGCGCTACTGCTTATTCCATTCTCCCCAGCTTAGCTGGGGGATTAGTGTTTTCATTTAAAAAGGAGTCTAATTCTCTCATTTTTGGCATAATTGCCATTGTTTGTGACACAAGACCTTTTCCGATATTAATTTTATTTTTCTCAATTATTTCTTGTTCAGACTCAGCATAAACTGCCTGTCTACAGGGTACTGCGAAAATGGTAGGCGTCCTACCCGGAATTAGTTTACGTGCAACTGTATCAGGCCTTATGTGGTCATTATTACTTGGTAACCCAATTACCATATCAATCAGGAACTCATCGAATTTTTCATATCTACCAACAATCTCATCGACAGACGCAAACTTCTCAACCCTAAGTTCTCCGCTTGAAATAATAGCCGTAATCCATCCACCTTTGCATCCATCTACTCCAATACATAATGAGTCCATTTTTAACCTTTTGCCTGTATTATGATTTTCATTACCTTTCAGTGGATGCTTTAATGCTACATTAACAATATGAGTAATGTTCTGCTCACCAGCAAATCGCCTAGGATTTGCAAAATCATCTGTTAACGGTAACCATACCAACGGATTGGCTTCTGCAATTAATTCCTTCTCACCGGACAACTTCCCTACATATAGCTCCAAGATAAACTCTTGATGATAATATGTAATATCCATCAGTCGATACAAACGGATATCTTCTCTCGAAATACCAGTCTCTTCATATAATTCCCGATATGCAGCAATTGTGCTTTCTTCACCGACATCCACTTTACCACCTACAAAATTGTAAAGACCTATGTATGGATCCTTCATTCTTTTGCAAAACAGTATTTTTGATTTATCATCATTAAACACTACAATACAATTACATTTCTTCATAATTAAATCCATTCCTTCCAAACATCCAGCAGTATCCGATTGCTATCTGCTTTCTCTTCGTACAATTGGAGTTCATTATCATTTTGGTTACTTTACCCCAAGTTCAAATATTTTCCAGCAGTTCAAGAGCTTTTATTGACTCCTGCTCTACCTTACAATTATGCTTTAGCATAAATTCAAAAATCTCACTATATTTTTGAAGCCTTTCTGATTTCATAGCCTTCCTATCGTTAACTGTCAATTCTTTATAAAGCCCACAATTATAATATCTTTCCAATGTATCAATATCCATTTCTAATGGTTGAAAGGGTATTCCTGTTTTATTCTTTAAATTCTCAAGTATTGAAAACCCATAGACATCAAGATCTCCTTTGTGATAGTATTCCTTTTCTTGGTTCTGTGAGAATAACAATTTCAGAAATTGCTGTTTTGATAAATTATGAAATCCACCGAGATATATGAACATACTATCACCATCTTCGGAATCATGGTATGTTGTTAAGTTTTCAACTGTTATAATCTTATCAGCATTGACTTCAATTCTAATAATATCACCAAGTGCTGAATTTGGAATTGCAATTCCACCATTCATATCAGACAAATCAATATTTGAATTTTTATATGTTAATGTGGTATTTCCTTTAATCAATACATAGGTTGGATTGTCAAACAGGTTATATACTTCCAATATTCTTTCTTTTTCAACTACGACATCTGTGTAATCAAACAGAATACTCTCTATGATTGGACGCAACTTCTGGAATTTCTTTGAATCCCTAAATACTGCCGTTGAAAAATTTCGAATATAAGTCTCCTGATCTAAATTTATTACAGAGCTTAGCGTAAGCAATACTAAGTCTAATTTCCGGTCGTCAAACTTAATATCATAAGGGAGCTTCTTATATTCTTCCAATTGCTTTGTGAAATCTTTAATCACCTTGCAAATGATCGCATTATTGTTACTCTGATAACGTTCTAAAACTATCTTCATTTTATCGCACAATTCTGGAACACTCATTCTTCCAGCAAAAGCATAAGCGTCTTTTATTGCATCAAGGTTTAATTTTACTTTAGTATATTTCCCAGAAACATCTTGAATCGTATAAATAATTTTTTGTTGCTCCAATTTTTCTATAGCAACGTTAATATCCCTATAGGCTTCATGATCATAACGGTCAATGTACTCTTTATATTCTTTTGCTGGTTCTATTTGAATAGCTCTTATTTCATTATTATCTTTAGCAAATGACTCTCTTCTCTCATATATATCCAATAGCTTTTCAAGAAGCAATTTATAATATTTTTTCATACAATCACACTCCTTCAAAAGCTGCAATAGCATTTCTTGAGCCGTGTTTTACGATAGAATATGTTATATCACAGTATGGAAAAATGGACGTACATTTTTCCGGCGTTGCAATCAATACTAACTGTAAGTTTAGATCACAGAACATTTTCATCATTGGTTCTATGCGGTCACTTGTCATGTTATTAAATGCTTCATCCAATAAAACCAACCTAATACAATTATCATTTTGCTGATATATCTGTAGCAATGAAGCACAAATTGCAACATAAAATGGTGCCTGGTTTTCACCACCACTTCCATCTCCACTAACCTTTGATAGTTGAACTTCCAATCCGGTTACAGCATTTTTTACTATAATGTCATAATCCAGATAGGTACGATAATCAACATAGGTAGAGATGCTCTTCGCTCCATTTTTTTGTCCTGTAAGTGTCTCTTGAGCATGATTTTCCACATCGACCATAATTCTTTGCATAAATTCTTCTATCTGGCTCTCAAATATCTTAGACTCATTTGTTGCAAGAAATGCCATAATTTCGTTTTCTTCATCAATCTGCTGATTGTCCTTATCCATGATAATATTATAAAAAATACTCATTTCCTTATCTTTGCTACCATCAATAGAAAATCTGTAACTTTCCTCTCCATAAGAAAGATGTTCCATAACTTTATTTAAGCCGCGGAACTGCTGCCTTGCTCTTAGAATATCATCTTTCATGCGGAATAAAACTTCTTTACGGAATCGTTCTTTACATCGTATTTGAGCTTTTTTTAATGCATCTTTGTGCTGTTCAAGTGCGATGTTTATTAGTGATGCATAAGCCTGCTGATACCTAGCATCACCATCTAGTCCTTCAGGATAGTCACAAGCATATGTGCCTGTATACTTTCTTTGAAGCGGAATCAAATCTGCATTCATGTATTTATTAAATGCGCTCAAATCCTGGTTTATCCTATTTCCAAAGTTATTTACAATTGCTGATGCTTTCTTTGTCTTTCGTTCCTCGTTATACTTTTTCTCCACAACATCTATAAACGCAGCATGTGATTTTATGATCAGGTTATATTCTTCCTGAGCCTCATCAATATTTTGCTGTAATCCACCAATAACTAGCTTCGCATTGTTAATTAGATTTTCTGCATTTAGCTGCTCACCCTTAACATCTGTGATCAACCCTATTAATTCTGAATGCTTTTTTTCGCATTCTTCTACTCGGTTATACATAGCCATAAGAATCGGATTCTTTTTGAATTCTTCAATCTGTTTCTTAATTTCTGATATGGATGCATACAATTTATCTGCTTCCTTTTTAGCACCACAATATTCTTCTAATTCAAGAAGTGCATTACCTGATATAAACTGTCTATGCATATTATCCAACACAGTATATTGTGTTTTTCTATTTTCTGTCTCCTGCTGTTCCTGTCTTTTATCCTTTAGCAGTGTTTTTGAATTTTCCAATTGTTGCTGTAATGCATCAATACCTATGTAACGTTCCAGTCTATGCATTCTTTGTAAGCAGTAACTCTGATAACGTAGACGATCTTTTGTAATACTTTTCTTATACAGTTCCAGATCCTCTTTTGTTTCACAGCAGACAACACCACCCATAAGATAATCAGCATATGCTCTCGCATATGGATTCTTAGACTCAACAGTAAATGCCAGCATTTTTTCATTTGATACAGTTATATTATTACGCTTCATTAAACGTACTGTATCTACTAAACCTATTCCCCGAACACTATCCTGTAGAGAAACAAAAACAGTTTTTGCTATCAGATAATCCTCCGGTGCAATAATAATATTGAAACGCTGATTATTCAGATAACTTTCAACCGCATCCTGCCATTGTAAATCATTCATATATAATAATTCACAGAATAATTTTGCATTAGGTTGTCTTCCAAGTTCTATCAATTTATTATTAATAGAATCTCTTACCAATTCAGCCTCTTTTGGATAGCACATAAATCCAGCTTCAAGTTTCTTAATTTTTCCGAGTAACTCATCCAGCTCGCCGCGCAACTCTTTCAAACGGTTACGAATAGCTGCATCATTGTCCTTTATTGCTTCAGCAATATCTGATAGTGCTTCCCTAGATACTTTAATTGCTGTTAATTTTTCTTCTAATGAGGCATCTTCATCTTCTATGATTTCAATATTCCATTTGCAATCGATATTTAATAATACCAACTGCTTTCTGAGCTTTTGCATTTGTTCCAATATTTCATCAAACTTGGCGGCATTCCTTATTAGCTTACTATATTCATTACTCTTTGACTTCTCTTCTTCCTCTAAATATGAAAGGGCTTTATTCTCCTGATTATCATCAACATCTTTTCTTGCATTGTAAAGCTGCTTATCTGCTTCCTTTTCTTTCTCATTCAGCTCTTGCAACTTATTCTCGCAGATTTTTATCGTGGATTTTGCTTGTAGGATTCTACTATTTTCTTCTTCCTGCTGTTCTATTGCATCTTGTAATTTTGCATAACTAACTAAAGCTTCATTCACTTTCACTTTGGAATCAAGCTCTTTAGCTACTTGCATTTTTTCATTAATATCCGCTAATAGTTTTTCCCTTTCCTGCGCTTCTTCTAAAATCTCCTGTAATCGTTCCAATTCCTGCATATCTTTATGCAGTATTTCAACATTGATCTCCGGCTCGGGCAAAATGTATGTATAAATAAACTTTCTAATATCATTAATATCTTCAAGACTGGTTCCCATATGAAATACTTCATTGAACTTCTTTCCGATCTGTGAGTCTGCATCCCCTATTCCCAGCACTCGGCAAATTCTTCTTCTGGCTTCAGCCTGCCTTGAACGGTTAAAAAAGATGCCGC
The nucleotide sequence above comes from Variimorphobacter saccharofermentans. Encoded proteins:
- a CDS encoding C39 family peptidase, which encodes MAVDPITAKILAQLAAQAVTDEQVRKRLLCIILAPIIALLLLISLILYILTSPLSIFAEWAMGDELDAMKDLQINYGYNQILGIYEQDYIDGSGQSYDGVVFTDGGMEVIYYNQLDERWANVMYGQSSTIGEAGCGPTSMSIVISTLTGTAHDPIELSKWSVKNGHRCEGNGSYHSLIPAAAESYGLSCKGDLSAQDIVDALSNGKLVVAIMSKGHFTTSGHFIVLRGVTSEGKILVADPASHKRSQQEWDLSLIMNEARKGAAAGGPFWAIGN
- a CDS encoding VirB4 family type IV secretion system protein, which encodes MPKKQAVQERHITNTALLNVITPMGLEFTKNSLSVGENFGKIYGLIRYPQKVETEWLSKITNIPSTIVSIGFKPVDNATLINAISRSVVQQRGFAEGAKDPLTRQRAEKAAEDGEKIIMQIDREGETVGLMNVSVMPIAKDDRTFKKVCRRAESMISVLKCKMRVIPNLQKECFQHISPSFPSEGKIESILQKIVPLSTFVGGFPFASSGFNDGEGYYFAQDASGSLVVVDIWKRGSDRTNSNFVIMGNSGVGKSTAIKHIILSEYMKGTKILVVDPESEYKDLCYNLGLGNGWINAVGGSTGRINPLQVRPSPRDDEQEKETDRLYRDEGYGMNDLALHMKNLEIFFSLYIPSLTDMQKAVLKKSLVELYRKFHITWDTDITSLKPEDFPIFSDLYTLVKGKADTEQDRQAYADLSLLLYDIAEGADSFIWNGHSTIVSDSPFICLDTNALQETSDSIKRTQYFNILTYCWEQMSRNRDERVLLICDEAYLMIDQKVPQSLVYLRNAMKRARKYEAALGIISHSVIDFLSESIKQYGQALLDVPCYKLLMGTDGPNLKETAKLYDLTEAEQELLLARKRGHALFMVGAKRLHINFEIPDYKMMYMGKAGGR
- a CDS encoding IS1182 family transposase — its product is MLIQNNLHKNYTSFQSGYQLKLPLNLECIISENDSVRLLSQFVEEMDLTDLYSTYERVRENSVSPRTLLKIVLYSYMNGDYSSRSMELNCKRDINFMFLLEGANAPDHATFARFRSIHFAPCSKRIFAEMSNRLYNLGEISGETIFIDGTKIEASSNKYTFVWKKAVSKNQAKLLLKLADLIADCEQLYDIKIVYGNTVKMKHVKKLRKNLYTLKERENLVFVHGIGKRKSPLQKSIEALEEYLAKLKEYNQKIYICGERNSYSKTDHDATFMRMKEDAMRNGQLKPAYNLQHGVDSEYITWLTIGPQPTDTTTLIPFLKEAEEYLKFKYKKIIADAGYESEENYLFIESNGQTSFIKPANYEISKTRKYQQDIGRIENMDYDKEEDAYICRNGKKLNVEYIKHSKSKTGYMSEKTIYTSSDCSGCSYKNDCIKGNNCKTPFEERNKVLQVAKKFIKQRQEGLERILSEEGILLRMNRSIQAEGSFGDLKQDMQFRRYLSKGTSNVLAESVLLAMARNINKLHNKIQNGKTGMHLFPIKSA
- the tnpA gene encoding IS200/IS605 family transposase; the encoded protein is MDSKSLSHCRWKCQYHIVFIPKYRQKVLYGQVKADVREILKKLCDYKKVEIVEGAVCKDHVHLCISIPPKYSVSQIVGYLKGKSALMVYDKYPEKLNKWNKSFWARGYYVSTVGNITEDAIKKYIQEQQEESKAEELRRE
- a CDS encoding DUF429 domain-containing protein yields the protein MDLIMKKCNCIVVFNDDKSKILFCKRMKDPYIGLYNFVGGKVDVGEESTIAAYRELYEETGISREDIRLYRLMDITYYHQEFILELYVGKLSGEKELIAEANPLVWLPLTDDFANPRRFAGEQNITHIVNVALKHPLKGNENHNTGKRLKMDSLCIGVDGCKGGWITAIISSGELRVEKFASVDEIVGRYEKFDEFLIDMVIGLPSNNDHIRPDTVARKLIPGRTPTIFAVPCRQAVYAESEQEIIEKNKINIGKGLVSQTMAIMPKMRELDSFLNENTNPPAKLGRME
- a CDS encoding Wadjet anti-phage system protein JetD domain-containing protein, with amino-acid sequence MKKYYKLLLEKLLDIYERRESFAKDNNEIRAIQIEPAKEYKEYIDRYDHEAYRDINVAIEKLEQQKIIYTIQDVSGKYTKVKLNLDAIKDAYAFAGRMSVPELCDKMKIVLERYQSNNNAIICKVIKDFTKQLEEYKKLPYDIKFDDRKLDLVLLTLSSVINLDQETYIRNFSTAVFRDSKKFQKLRPIIESILFDYTDVVVEKERILEVYNLFDNPTYVLIKGNTTLTYKNSNIDLSDMNGGIAIPNSALGDIIRIEVNADKIITVENLTTYHDSEDGDSMFIYLGGFHNLSKQQFLKLLFSQNQEKEYYHKGDLDVYGFSILENLKNKTGIPFQPLEMDIDTLERYYNCGLYKELTVNDRKAMKSERLQKYSEIFEFMLKHNCKVEQESIKALELLENI
- a CDS encoding SbcC/MukB-like Walker B domain-containing protein; the protein is MLGIGDADSQIGKKFNEVFHMGTSLEDINDIRKFIYTYILPEPEINVEILHKDMQELERLQEILEEAQEREKLLADINEKMQVAKELDSKVKVNEALVSYAKLQDAIEQQEEENSRILQAKSTIKICENKLQELNEKEKEADKQLYNARKDVDDNQENKALSYLEEEEKSKSNEYSKLIRNAAKFDEILEQMQKLRKQLVLLNIDCKWNIEIIEDEDASLEEKLTAIKVSREALSDIAEAIKDNDAAIRNRLKELRGELDELLGKIKKLEAGFMCYPKEAELVRDSINNKLIELGRQPNAKLFCELLYMNDLQWQDAVESYLNNQRFNIIIAPEDYLIAKTVFVSLQDSVRGIGLVDTVRLMKRNNITVSNEKMLAFTVESKNPYARAYADYLMGGVVCCETKEDLELYKKSITKDRLRYQSYCLQRMHRLERYIGIDALQQQLENSKTLLKDKRQEQQETENRKTQYTVLDNMHRQFISGNALLELEEYCGAKKEADKLYASISEIKKQIEEFKKNPILMAMYNRVEECEKKHSELIGLITDVKGEQLNAENLINNAKLVIGGLQQNIDEAQEEYNLIIKSHAAFIDVVEKKYNEERKTKKASAIVNNFGNRINQDLSAFNKYMNADLIPLQRKYTGTYACDYPEGLDGDARYQQAYASLINIALEQHKDALKKAQIRCKERFRKEVLFRMKDDILRARQQFRGLNKVMEHLSYGEESYRFSIDGSKDKEMSIFYNIIMDKDNQQIDEENEIMAFLATNESKIFESQIEEFMQRIMVDVENHAQETLTGQKNGAKSISTYVDYRTYLDYDIIVKNAVTGLEVQLSKVSGDGSGGENQAPFYVAICASLLQIYQQNDNCIRLVLLDEAFNNMTSDRIEPMMKMFCDLNLQLVLIATPEKCTSIFPYCDITYSIVKHGSRNAIAAFEGV